From one Callithrix jacchus isolate 240 chromosome 2, calJac240_pri, whole genome shotgun sequence genomic stretch:
- the RGMB gene encoding repulsive guidance molecule B — MMRKKRKRGAPLGPCSSHGPRPAKAPAPPPSPEPTRPAWTGMGLRAAPSCAAAAEVEQRRRPGLCPPPLELLLLLLLSLGLLHAGDCQQPTQCRIQKCTTDFVSLTSHLNSAIDGFDSEFCKALRAYAGCTQRTSKACRGNLVYHSAVLGISDLMSQRNCSKDGPTSSTNPEVTHDPCNYHSHAGVREHRRGDQNPPSYLFCGLFGDPHLRTFKDHFQTCKVEGAWPLIDNNYLSVQVTNVPVVPGSSATATNKITIIFKAHHECTDQKVYQAVTDDLPAAFVDGTTSGGDGDAKSLRIVERESGHYVEMHARYIGTTVFVRQVGRYLTLAIRMPEDLAMSYEESQDLQLCMNGCPVSERIDDGQGQVSAILGHSLPRTSLVQAWPGYTLETANTQCHEKMPVKDIYFQSCVFDLLTTGDANFTAAAHSALEDVEALHPRKERWHIFPSSGNGTPRGGSNLSVSLGLTCLILIVFL, encoded by the exons ATGAT gaggaagaagaggaagcgaGGCGCGCCCCTCGGCCCATGCAGCAGCCACGGGCCCAGACCCGCCAAGGCGCCCGCGCCGCCGCCCTCGCCGGAGCCCACGAGACCTGCATGGACGGGCATGGGCTTGAGAGCAGCACCTTCctgcgccgccgccgccgaggtTGAGCAGCGCCGCCGCCCCGGGCTCTGCCCGCCGCCGCTGGAGCTGCTGTTGCTGCTACTACTCAGCCTCGGGCTGCTCCACGCAG GTGACTGCCAACAGCCAACCCAATGTCGAATTCAGAAATGTACCACAGACTTTGTGTCCCTAACTTCTCACCTGAACTCTGCCATTGACGGCTTTGACTCTGAGTTTTGCAAGGCCCTGCGTGCCTATGCTGGCTGCACCCAGCGAACTTCAAAAGCCTGCCGTGGCAACCTGGTATACCATTCTGCCGTGTTGGGTATCAGTGACCTCATGAGCCAGAGGAATTGTTCCAAGGATGGACCCACATCCTCTACCAACCCCGAAGTGACCCATGATCCTTGCAACTATCATAGCCATGCTGGAGTCAGGGAACACAGGAGGGGGGATCAGAACCCTCCCAGTTACCTTTTTTGTGGCTTATTTGGAGATCCTCACCTCAGAACTTTCAAGGATCACTTCCAGACATGCAAAGTTGAAGGAGCCTGGCCACTCATAGATAATAATTATCTTTCAGTTCAAGTGACaaatgtgcctgtggtccctggaTCCAGTGCTACTGCTACAAATAAG ATCACCATTATCTTCAAAGCCCACCATGAGTGTACAGATCAGAAAGTCTACCAGGCTGTGACAGATGACCTGCCAGCCGCCTTTGTGGATGGCACCACCAGTGGTGGGGACGGCGATGCCAAGAGCCTGCGGATCGTGGAGAGGGAGAGTGGTCACTATGTGGAGATGCATGCCCGCTATATAGGGACCACAGTGTTTGTGCGGCAGGTGGGTCGCTACCTGACCCTTGCTATCCGTATGCCTGAGGACCTGGCCATGTCCTACGAGGAGAGCCAGGACCTGCAGCTGTGCATGAACGGCTGCCCCGTGAGTGAACGCATCGATGATGGGCAGGGCCAGGTGTCTGCCATCCTGGGACATAGCCTGCCTCGAACCTCCTTGGTGCAGGCCTGGCCTGGCTACACCCTGGAGACTGCCAACACTCAATGTCATGAGAAGATGCCAGTGAAGGACATCTATTTCCAGTCCTGTGTCTTCGACCTGCTCACAACTGGTGATGCCAACTTTACCGCTGCAGCCCACAGTGCCTTGGAGGACGTGGAGGCACTGCACCCAAGGAAGGAACGCTGGCACATTTTCCCCAGCAGTGGCAATGGGACTCCTCGTGGAGGCAGCAATTTGTCTGTCAGTCTAGGACTCACATGCTTGATCCTTATCGTGTTTTTGTAG